A genomic segment from Nocardiopsis sp. Huas11 encodes:
- a CDS encoding ABC transporter ATP-binding protein: MRLSDRGRLRRAPHTTPAAPPLIELRDVSLTHDHTTLVHHLDLTVHENEHVALLGLTTTATTALAHALTGRTPPTHGHITAHTPTQHFTPHPHHTLAQAITGHPNPSPLDPHLPPTLTATGLDPRDLHTPLSRLDHRLRTHIHHARTLYALRTGTRLFIHTTDPAPTRTPHTGHLLLTPHPTHARTADRILLLAQGRVTETGTHRQLLLRGGAYARLYALHRHTA, translated from the coding sequence GTGAGGCTCTCAGACCGCGGCCGACTCCGCCGCGCACCGCACACCACACCCGCCGCCCCGCCCCTGATCGAGCTGCGCGACGTGTCCCTCACCCACGACCACACCACCCTGGTCCACCACCTCGACCTCACCGTCCACGAGAACGAACACGTCGCCCTCCTGGGCCTGACCACCACCGCCACCACCGCCCTGGCCCACGCACTCACCGGACGCACACCCCCCACCCACGGCCACATCACCGCCCACACCCCCACCCAGCACTTCACCCCCCACCCCCACCACACCCTCGCCCAAGCCATCACGGGCCACCCCAACCCCTCACCCTTGGACCCCCACCTGCCCCCCACCCTGACCGCCACCGGCCTGGACCCCCGCGACCTGCACACACCCCTGTCCCGCCTGGACCACCGCCTGCGCACCCACATCCACCACGCCCGCACCCTCTACGCCCTGCGCACCGGCACCCGCCTGTTCATCCACACCACCGACCCCGCACCCACCCGCACCCCCCACACCGGCCACCTCCTCCTCACCCCCCACCCCACCCACGCCCGCACCGCCGACCGCATCCTGCTCCTGGCCCAGGGCCGCGTCACCGAAACAGGCACCCACCGCCAACTCCTGCTGCGCGGCGGCGCCTACGCACGCCTGTACGCCCTGCACCGCCACACCGCCTGA